A genomic window from Osmia bicornis bicornis chromosome 4, iOsmBic2.1, whole genome shotgun sequence includes:
- the LOC114882970 gene encoding uncharacterized protein LOC114882970, which yields MFAIQRTVTKAPRLLKLSQNQCRTLMCTPPRVRVPFAEKMVMAAILWVGIMAYPLYIACNINNYNARKKE from the exons ATGTTCGCAATTCAAAGGACAGTTACTAAAGCTCCAcgattattgaaattatctCAAAATCAATGCAGAACACTCATGTGCACACCTCCCAGAGTTCGAGTACCATTTGCC GAAAAAATGGTGATGGCCGCTATTCTATGGGTGGGGATAATGGCATATCCTCTTTATATTGCATGCAATATCAACAACTACAATGCAcgtaaaaaagaataa